One part of the Amycolatopsis lurida genome encodes these proteins:
- a CDS encoding (2Fe-2S)-binding protein has protein sequence MSDRHLIVLNVNGEAHEALVEPRKTLLDVLRHDLGLTGTHVGCEHGVCGACTVLVDEEPVRACLMFAVQAESAEVRTVESLGQDGELSDLQRSFSEHHGLQCGFCTPGFLMLAEGFLAQRPDAGREEIREAVSANLCRCTGYQTIVDAIEATATRRCHAAKKEATA, from the coding sequence ATGAGTGACCGGCACCTGATCGTCCTCAACGTCAACGGCGAGGCGCACGAGGCCCTCGTCGAACCGCGCAAGACCCTGCTCGACGTCCTGCGTCACGACCTCGGGCTCACCGGCACCCACGTCGGTTGCGAGCACGGGGTGTGCGGCGCCTGCACTGTTCTCGTCGACGAGGAACCGGTGCGGGCGTGCCTGATGTTCGCCGTCCAGGCGGAATCGGCCGAGGTCCGCACGGTCGAATCGCTGGGGCAGGACGGGGAACTTTCCGATCTGCAGCGGTCTTTCAGCGAGCACCACGGCCTGCAGTGCGGGTTCTGCACGCCCGGATTCCTCATGCTGGCCGAAGGATTCCTCGCCCAGCGGCCGGACGCGGGGCGCGAGGAGATCCGCGAGGCCGTCTCGGCGAACCTGTGCCGCTGCACCGGTTACCAGACCATCGTGGACGCGATCGAGGCGACCGCGACCCGCCGGTGCCACGCCGCGAAGAAGGAGGCGACAGCGTGA
- a CDS encoding SRPBCC family protein: MILENQLSVPAGPDAVFALINDVERVAGCLPGATLDGRQDDAYLGRVKVKVGPITAAYSGTVRFTDVAPADRSLRLVARGADAHGNGDAEADVTLTVREAPGGATIELRTDLSIRGKLAQFGKGAIGAVSTRLLDQFARNLADQLEGRPAPVAKPAPADGGEALDGLAMLVPDNVKRYGVIAAAAALGLFQGWLLGRIRTQDELIKELQRARR; this comes from the coding sequence GTGATCCTGGAGAACCAACTGTCCGTCCCGGCCGGACCCGACGCGGTCTTCGCCTTGATCAACGACGTCGAACGGGTGGCCGGTTGCCTGCCGGGCGCGACCCTCGACGGGCGGCAGGACGACGCCTATCTCGGCCGCGTCAAGGTCAAGGTCGGCCCGATCACCGCCGCCTACTCGGGCACCGTGCGGTTCACCGACGTCGCCCCCGCCGACCGCAGCCTGCGGCTCGTGGCCAGGGGAGCGGACGCCCACGGCAACGGTGACGCGGAGGCCGACGTCACGCTGACCGTGCGCGAGGCGCCCGGCGGCGCCACCATCGAGTTGCGGACCGATCTGTCGATCCGCGGCAAGCTCGCCCAATTCGGCAAGGGCGCGATCGGCGCCGTCTCCACCCGGCTGCTCGACCAGTTCGCCCGCAATCTCGCGGACCAGTTGGAAGGCCGGCCCGCGCCGGTGGCGAAACCCGCTCCGGCGGACGGCGGCGAGGCTCTCGACGGTCTGGCGATGCTGGTGCCCGACAACGTCAAACGCTATGGCGTGATCGCGGCCGCCGCGGCCCTCGGCTTGTTCCAGGGCTGGCTGCTGGGCCGGATCCGTACTCAGGACGAACTGATCAAGGAGTTGCAGCGTGCCCGTCGATGA
- a CDS encoding isochorismatase family protein, with the protein MPVDEGLDSVYDRAGFGASVPRGSRPALVVVDLTRGFTEPGFPSGADLTAEVTATAALVAEARRRGIPVIYTAISYTPAEADGDAVAWLRKAPGMRALREGSEAIALDPRLEQRESDHLILKKGASAFHGTSLAALLTSLGTDTVVVCGATTSGCVRATAVDAVQSGFNTLVVREACGDRARGPHDAALFDLQAKYADVVGLDDALAYLSDQDLRTVGRPALADLGDVPATSRWVRSGPVRLHVLDYGPSDGAPVLVLPGITSPAVTMDFVARELTDLVRPLVLDVRGRGLSDDAPDYDLASYAADVEAVVDGLGLRDPILFGHSMGARIAARAATSRPYRGTVLADPPLSGPGRAPYPTTLDAFLGQLAQARRGTDADEVARSWPRWPRREQELRARWLSSCSRSAIAATHAGFESEDFFADWPKVPAPAYFLYGGASPVVTAAGAAEAAERNPSAELVEIAGAGHMIFWDEPEAALGALREALRKLL; encoded by the coding sequence GTGCCCGTCGATGAAGGCCTCGACAGCGTGTACGACCGAGCCGGTTTCGGCGCGAGCGTGCCGCGCGGATCGCGCCCGGCCCTGGTCGTGGTCGACCTGACCCGCGGGTTCACCGAACCCGGCTTTCCGTCCGGAGCCGACCTCACCGCCGAAGTGACCGCGACCGCCGCTCTCGTCGCCGAGGCGCGCCGGCGGGGCATACCGGTGATCTACACCGCGATCAGCTACACCCCCGCCGAAGCGGACGGCGACGCCGTCGCGTGGCTCCGGAAAGCCCCCGGGATGCGGGCGCTGCGCGAAGGAAGCGAGGCGATCGCCCTCGACCCACGGCTCGAACAGCGTGAAAGCGACCATCTCATCCTGAAGAAGGGCGCGTCGGCGTTCCACGGGACCTCGCTGGCCGCGCTCCTGACGAGTCTGGGCACGGACACCGTTGTCGTCTGTGGCGCGACGACTTCGGGATGTGTCCGCGCGACCGCGGTCGATGCGGTCCAGTCCGGCTTCAACACCCTGGTCGTCAGGGAAGCCTGTGGTGACCGTGCCCGAGGTCCGCACGATGCCGCTTTGTTCGACCTGCAAGCGAAATACGCGGACGTCGTCGGCCTCGACGATGCCTTGGCGTACCTTTCGGATCAGGATCTCCGCACGGTCGGTCGACCCGCGTTGGCGGATCTCGGCGACGTTCCGGCGACCAGCCGGTGGGTACGCTCGGGGCCGGTCCGGCTGCACGTGCTCGACTACGGGCCGTCCGACGGGGCTCCGGTGCTCGTGCTGCCGGGTATCACCAGCCCGGCGGTCACGATGGACTTCGTGGCCAGGGAACTCACCGACCTCGTTCGCCCGCTCGTGCTCGACGTCCGCGGGCGCGGCCTGTCCGACGACGCGCCGGATTACGACCTGGCGAGCTACGCCGCGGACGTCGAGGCGGTCGTGGACGGGCTCGGGCTGCGCGACCCGATCCTTTTCGGACACTCCATGGGCGCACGGATCGCCGCACGGGCCGCCACCAGCCGGCCGTACCGGGGCACGGTGCTGGCCGACCCGCCGCTGAGCGGCCCCGGACGGGCGCCGTACCCCACCACCCTCGACGCTTTCCTCGGGCAACTCGCCCAGGCCCGCCGGGGCACCGACGCCGACGAGGTCGCCCGGTCCTGGCCGCGATGGCCGCGCCGGGAACAGGAACTGCGTGCTCGCTGGCTTTCTTCGTGCTCCCGTTCCGCGATCGCCGCGACCCACGCCGGTTTCGAAAGCGAGGACTTCTTCGCCGACTGGCCGAAGGTGCCCGCTCCGGCCTACTTCCTGTATGGCGGCGCGAGTCCGGTCGTCACCGCCGCCGGTGCCGCCGAAGCGGCCGAGCGCAATCCGTCGGCGGAACTCGTCGAGATCGCGGGGGCCGGGCACATGATCTTCTGGGACGAGCCCGAAGCCGCTCTTGGCGCTTTGCGGGAGGCGTTGCGGAAACTGTTGTGA
- a CDS encoding sulfite exporter TauE/SafE family protein, whose amino-acid sequence MGTLAMTSLAAAAGVVAQRLSGMGLSLLCVPFLALALGPLDAVRLTLLLGFPVYLAVAITHWRAIRWAQVAWLTVPAVVFTPVIAFVVRGVPARPLLLTAGGCCLLAVGILASGITSKRLAGRTGAVGAGVLSAAMNSVAGLSGPAVAVYGASAGWGADETRGTLSIYFFLLGLVALPSLGWVEVPGSVLLAVAGAALAGDLLGRALSRRVGERSVRWSVLVLSAAGGALTLAHAA is encoded by the coding sequence GTGGGAACCCTGGCCATGACCTCGCTCGCGGCGGCGGCCGGGGTCGTCGCCCAGCGCCTTTCCGGGATGGGGCTTTCCCTGCTGTGCGTACCGTTCCTTGCCCTGGCCCTGGGCCCGCTCGACGCCGTCCGGCTCACCCTGCTGCTCGGCTTCCCGGTCTATCTCGCGGTCGCGATCACCCATTGGCGTGCGATCAGATGGGCGCAGGTCGCGTGGCTGACGGTGCCCGCGGTGGTGTTCACCCCGGTCATCGCGTTCGTGGTGCGCGGCGTTCCCGCGCGTCCGCTGTTGCTCACCGCGGGTGGCTGCTGCCTCCTCGCGGTCGGCATCCTGGCGAGCGGCATCACCAGCAAACGGCTGGCGGGCAGGACGGGCGCCGTCGGCGCGGGCGTGCTGAGCGCGGCGATGAACTCCGTCGCCGGGCTGTCCGGTCCCGCCGTGGCCGTGTACGGGGCGAGCGCGGGCTGGGGCGCGGACGAGACACGCGGAACGCTGTCGATCTACTTCTTCCTGCTCGGGCTGGTCGCGCTGCCCAGTCTCGGCTGGGTAGAGGTGCCCGGGAGCGTGCTCCTCGCGGTGGCGGGCGCGGCCCTCGCCGGTGATCTGCTGGGACGGGCGCTGAGCCGCCGGGTCGGCGAACGGTCCGTCCGCTGGTCCGTTCTGGTGCTTTCGGCGGCGGGTGGCGCGCTGACGCTGGCGCATGCCGCGTGA